The sequence below is a genomic window from Ignavibacteriota bacterium.
GATAGTGCTTAGGCATATTTTTTACCTGTGATAATTAAAAAGAATAATTGATTTTTTAGAAATTTACTGAGTATTCTGCTTTCAATGTTGAAGAGTTGCTTTAGTAATGAATTGGGTATTATGTTTTGCAGATATTCTGACAAGTAGGTCATTCCACGAACTTCTATATCAACAAGATTACTTGGTATGAATAACCGTAGTAATTCATCTGAACTATAAAAGTGTGCATCTGTATTCATATTAAGCTTGTTAAGTATGTAAGTCTTTCTTTTAGGATAATTCTTTCCATAAGCCATTATAAGAAACTTCCCCCCTGGCTTAAGTACATGTTTAATTCCTTTGATTGTGTTTTCAACTTCATTCGTATAACTGAAGCTACCAAAAAGTGAAATAACATTATCAAATTGATTCTCTTCAAAACTAAACAGATCAGCCAT
It includes:
- a CDS encoding methyltransferase domain-containing protein; protein product: MVTNPYDSIAEIYDSMYYYPVHKLEDEYIKEMILTHSINLGKTLDLGCGTAKILEKICFDDYTGIDISENMITKSKNNSSNSKFLKQDMADLFSFEENQFDNVISLFGSFSYTNEVENTIKGIKHVLKPGGKFLIMAYGKNYPKRKTYILNKLNMNTDAHFYSSDELLRLFIPSNLVDIEVRGMTYLSEYLQNIIPNSLLKQLFNIESRILSKFLKNQLFFLIITGKKYA